Proteins found in one Anopheles aquasalis chromosome 3, idAnoAquaMG_Q_19, whole genome shotgun sequence genomic segment:
- the LOC126578092 gene encoding CLIP-associating protein isoform X6, with protein sequence MAYQKPADIDGYVTQMAKADMRVKAQLAEDLVLYLSDSENSIECTDLGLLIDGLIPWMTGSHYKIAQRALEAFTELIVRLGHDFNAYTSTILPHVIDRLGDSRDTVREKAQLLLHKLMECRVVQPQTLLDKLNICFKHKNGKVREEFLQTIVSTLNEYGTQSLSVKVYIPPIVSLLGDPSPSVRDAAIQTLVEIYKHVGDKLRIDLKKRDVPPTKVATLEQKFDEARNDGLLLPSALTAATGGIGGGGHDELDRAPVVERPTRLVKRTPSATPRKPLYETQPQGSSGGDAMLAAGSVSVEVFEASFENVPQLTIFSQRDMDEHMKSINTLIGDKNVDWEKRVDALKKIRSLLILNVQASPSFVQQLKDLSIAFLDILKELRSQVIREACITLAYMSKVLKSRLDQFTIYILQELINLIQNSAKVISSSGTLALKFVLRYTHAPKIIPILTQNLMLSKSKDIRSTLCEMLILLFEEWPTKALEKHNSLLREALKKGIGDADNDARRHSRCAFWLFRRHFPELADSLYGSLDISTQRALERERDNLGSNVGAAAGGFRSVSAVDTAAAQRARARAQYSTLARMKVTSGTASLQGHYAQQARAKKTPTSATAAYTATPQQPPTPERKIRSRAGVSQSQPTSRSTSPSSKMRDMYGGVTSLYRQTGTVPKKPQSGIPRSLANSRETSPTRTHTQFGSLRRHAYGTSSPRRPPLNPGRPVLAQKILQQSREAENALADALSPGDEADMTCTDFARLGIHRKISRDESDESEASSVCSERSYDSYRRGNDSFSWNGSRTRLDSSRTVIDDIETIIQFCASSHWSERKDGLINLTQYLGDGKMLTQHQLQCVLDLFRKMFMDPHIKVYALFLDTVNELILSHSNDLHDWLFILLTRLFNKLGTDLLGSMNGKIWKTLQLIYEYFPPDLQLQCVFRILVDNAQTPNVKTRQATLRFLTQLALNYCTASQFVVQPQNQQVMNLAIQKIIQTSLDQKSMELKSQARQCIVALYNCNPSQMTLTLGNLPKQYQDTARAFIQHNMRRSVSGNDSPSSPLSSSSPKPLLSPQQGPYSLQNIASPRSRQASVEVPTESMNTEEVYKNLRKTTAEIQNYSFESKLDRDTNSKDSGISQMGETHMMQSMTVLETGMGGIYGLSSNGIHNGHIGIGLGSLEKDDSCNGSKTQSATTTESNTPENTVRLDGMEMAHKTIVQQQQQQQQRHQSYSFAENGELILEKGVKENDVIKAAIVLTHESAPDVTKQVLENLQTCIKHGSCDLPIKNFKAIMKMLLHLMESQNNDVLIASLHTLGRIVRSADMKACWSKFLELILLKIIDCYKISKEVSREIDTIVVKIAGVLPLDISINILNPVIATGEFPANLCALKILTELTQKQGKDLTDNHLDSIMPNVVRLADDSQSMVRKAAVFCIVKLYIVMGEEKVKPKFSLLNASKIRLLNVYIAKALGAGGGGGGSSKGTGGSSGTVTTTAMS encoded by the exons ATGGCATACCAGAAACCGGCCGACATCGACGGCTACGTCACGCAGATGGCCAAGGCGGATATGCGCGTGAAGGCGCAGCTGGCCGAGGATCTCGTGCTGTACCTCAGCGACTCGGAGAACTCGATCGAGTGTACCGATCTCGGGCTGCTCATCGATGGACTGATTCCGTGGATGACCGGAAGTCACTATAAG ATTGCACAGCGCGCCCTGGAAGCGTTCACCGAGCTGATCGTACGGTTAGGGCACGATTTCAACGCGTACACCTCGACCATACTGCCGCACGTGATCGACCGGCTCGGTGACAGTCGCGATACGGTGCGGGAGAAGGCACAGCTTCTGCTGCACAAACTGATGGAGTGCCGGGTCGTACAACCGCAGACACTACTGGACAAACTGAACATCTGCTTCAAGCACAAGAACGGCAAGGTGCGCGAAGAGTTCCTGCAGACGATCGTCAGCACCCTGAACGAGTACGGCACGCAATCGCTCTCGGTGAAGGTATACATCCCACCGATCGTCAGCCTGCTGGGCGATCCGTCACCATCGGTACGGGACGCCGCCATCCAGACGCTGGTCGAGATCTACAAACACGTCGGCGATAAGCTGCGGATCGATTTGAAAAAGCGCGACGTGCCCCCGACCAAGGTTGCGACGCTGGAGCAAAAGTTTGACGAAGCCCGAAACGACGGACTGTTGCTACCGTCGGCACTGACAGCAGCCACCGGTggcattggtggtggcggtcacGACGAGCTGGACCGTGCACCGGTGGTCGAACGACCGACGCGACTCGTCAAGCGCACACCATCGGCCACACCGCGGAAGCCACTGTACGAGACGCAACCACAGGGATCGTCGGGTGGTGACGCGATGCTAGCGGCCGGTTCCGTCTCGGTCGAGGTGTTCGAGGCATCGTTCGAGAATGTGCCCCAGTTGACGATCTTCTCGCAGCGCGATATGGATGAGCACATGAAGTCGATCAATACGCTGATCGGTGACAAGAACGTCGACTGGGAGAAGCGAGTGGATGCGCTGAAGAAGATCCGATCGCTGCTGATACTGAACGTGCAGGCGTCACCGTCGTTCGTGCAGCAGCTGAAAGATCTGTCGATCGCGTTCCTTGACATCCTGAAGGAGCTACGGTCACAGGTGATTCGCGAGGCGTGCATTACGCTGGCGTACATGAGCAAGGTGCTGAAGAGCCGGCTGGATCAGTTCACGATCTACATCCTGCAGGAGCTAATCAATCTGATCCAGAACTCGGCCAAAGTCATCTCGTCGTCGGGCACGCTAGCGCTCAAGTTTGTGCTGCGCTATACGCACGCACCGAAGATCATTCCCATTCTGACGCAGAATCTCATGCTGTCGAAGTCGAAGGACATTCGGAGTACGCTGTGCGAGATGCTGATACTGCTGTTCGAGGAGTGGCCCACGAAGGCGCTCGAAAAGCACAATAGTTTGCTGAGGGAAGCGCTGAAGAAGGGCATCGGTGATGCGGATAACGATGCACGTCGGCACAGTAGATG TGCCTTCTGGCTGTTTCGACGACACTTTCCCGAGCTGGCCGATAGCCTGTACGGTTCGCTTGATATATCGACGCAGCGGGCgctcgagcgcgagcgagacaatCTCGGATCGAACG TgggtgcagctgctggtggctttAGAAGTGTGTCCGCTGTTGATACGGCTGCTGCTCAGAGGGCCCGGGCCAGGGCACAGTACTCGACGCTGGCCAGGATGAAAGTGACCTCTGGAACGGCTTCACTGC AAGGACATTACGCACAGCAAG CACGTGCTAAAAAGACACCGACTTCAGCAACTGCTGCCTACACGGCTACgccacagcaaccaccaacaccggagCGCAAGATCAGATCGAGGGCAGGAGTATCGCAGTCACAAC CAACATCAAGGAGCACATCACCATCGAGCAAGATGCGCGATATGTATGGCGGTGTGACGTCGCTCTATCGCCAAACTGGTACCGTGCCTAAGAAGCCTCAATCGGGGATACCACGATCGTTGGCGAACTCACGTGAAACCAGTCCCACAAG AACGCACACGCAGTTCGGCTCGCTAAGACGGCATGCTTACGGTACCAGCAGTCCCCGAAGGCCACCTCTCAACCCGGGGCGACCCGTATTGGCACAGAAAATCCTCCAGCAAAGCCGTGAAGCCGAGAATGCGCTGGCCGATGCGTTGTCGCCTGGCGACGAAGCCGATATGACGTGTACAGATTTTGCGCGCTTGGGGATCCATCGGAAGATATCTCGCGATGAGTCGGATGAAAGTGAAGCATCGTCGGTGTGCTCGGAGCGTAGCTACGATTCCTATCGGCGTGGCAATGAT TCTTTCTCCTGGAATGGATCGAGAACACGGCTCGACAGCTCTCGGACGGTGATAGACGATATTGAAACGATCATACAGTTCTGTGCCTCTTCGCACTGGTCGGAACGTAAGGATGGGCTAATCAATCTAACGCAGTATCTCGGCGATGGCAAAATGCTAACACAGCATCAGCTACAGTGTGTGCTCGATCTGTTCCGGAAGATGTTCATGGATCCGCACATTAAGGTGTACGCCCTGTTCCTGGACACCGTGAACGAGCTGATCCTGTCGCACTCGAACGATCTGCACGACTGGCTCTTCATACTGCTGACACGGCTGTTTAACAAGCTAGGCACTGATCTGCTCGGTTCCATGAAtgggaaaatttggaaaacacTACAGCTGATTTACGAGTACTTTCCTCCCGATCTCCAGTTACAGTGCGTCTTCCG AATTCTAGTTGATAACGCTCAAACACCGAACGTGAAGACGCGCCAAGCCACGCTTCGCTTCCTGACTCAGCTGGCGTTGAATTACTGCACGGCGAGCCAGTTTGTGGTGCAACCGCAGAACCAGCAGGTGATGAACCTCGCCATTCAGAAGATCATACAGACATCACTCGATCAGAAAAGTATGGAGTTAAAGTCACAGGCCCGGCAGTGCATCGTAGCACTGTACAACTGCAATCCTTCACAG ATGACATTGACGCTAGGAAATCTTCCGAAACAGTACCAGGATACGGCGAGAGCCTTCATTCAGCATAACATGAGAAGAAGCGTTTCAG GAAACGATAGTCCATCATCTCCACTGTCGTCTTCAAGCCCCAAACCATTGCTTAGCCCACAGCAGGGGCCCTATAGTTTACAGAATATCGCTA GTCCCCGCTCGCGCCAGGCATCGGTTGAGGTACCGACGGAATCGATGAACACGGAGGAAGTGTACAAGAACCTGCGCAAGACGACGGCCGAGATACAGAATTACAGCTTCGAGAGCAAGCTCGACCGTGATACGAATAGTAAGGATTCCGGCATCAGCCAGATGGGCGAAACGCACATGATGCAATCGATGACAGTGCTGGAGACTGGGATGGGCGGCATCTATGGGCTGTCGTCGAATGGAATCCATAATGGCCATATCGGTATAGGACTGGGAAG TCTCGAAAAGGATGACTCCTGCAATGGTTCCAAAACGCAGTCCGCTACCACGACGGAATCGAATACACCGGAAAATACTGTCCGGTTAGATGGGATGGAGATGGCGCACAAAACgatagtgcagcagcagcagcaacagcagcagcgtcaccaAAGCTACAGTTTTGCGGAAAATGGCGAGCTTATACTAGAGA AAGGTGTAAAGGAGAATGATGTCATTAAGGCAGCAATCGTGCTAACGCACGAATCGGCACCGGACGTCACCAAACAGGTACTAGAAAATCTGCAAACCTGTATCAAGCATGGTTCCTGCGATCTGCCAATCAAGAACTTTAA AGCGATCATGAAGATGTTGCTGCATCTGATGGAGTCGCAAAACAATGATGTTCTGATAGCGTCGCTACACACGCTCGGTCGGATCGTACGCAGTGCCGATATGAAGGCCTGCTGGAGCAAGTTTCTCGAGTTAATCCTGCTGAAGATAATAGACTGTTACAAAATTAGCAAGGAG GTATCGCGTGAGATCGATACGATCGTGGTGAAAATCGCGGGTGTTTTGCCACTAGATATTTCCATAAACATTCTGAATCCGGTCATCGCAACGGGCGAGTTCCCGGCTAACCTATGCGCCTTGAAGATCCTGACCGAGCTGACTCAGAAACAGGGCAAGGACCTGACCGATAATCATCTAGATAGTATAATGCCAAATGTAGTTAGG CTTGCGGATGATAGTCAATCGATGGTGCGCAAGGCAGCAGTGTTTTGCATCGTTAAATTGTACATCGTGATGGGTGAAGAAAAAGTGAAGCCAAAATTCTCCCTGTTGAATGCGAGCAAAATAAG GTTGCTGAACGTATACATTGCAAAAGCATtaggtgccggtggtggcggaggtggtaGCAGTAAAGGAACAGGAGGTTCTTCAggaacggtgacgacgacagcaaTGTCATGA
- the LOC126578092 gene encoding CLIP-associating protein isoform X2, protein MAYQKPADIDGYVTQMAKADMRVKAQLAEDLVLYLSDSENSIECTDLGLLIDGLIPWMTGSHYKIAQRALEAFTELIVRLGHDFNAYTSTILPHVIDRLGDSRDTVREKAQLLLHKLMECRVVQPQTLLDKLNICFKHKNGKVREEFLQTIVSTLNEYGTQSLSVKVYIPPIVSLLGDPSPSVRDAAIQTLVEIYKHVGDKLRIDLKKRDVPPTKVATLEQKFDEARNDGLLLPSALTAATGGIGGGGHDELDRAPVVERPTRLVKRTPSATPRKPLYETQPQGSSGGDAMLAAGSVSVEVFEASFENVPQLTIFSQRDMDEHMKSINTLIGDKNVDWEKRVDALKKIRSLLILNVQASPSFVQQLKDLSIAFLDILKELRSQVIREACITLAYMSKVLKSRLDQFTIYILQELINLIQNSAKVISSSGTLALKFVLRYTHAPKIIPILTQNLMLSKSKDIRSTLCEMLILLFEEWPTKALEKHNSLLREALKKGIGDADNDARRHSRCAFWLFRRHFPELADSLYGSLDISTQRALERERDNLGSNGTASMSVSLRGSNSSLNSVSERRQSSGLRSPAAAQPPVHATSVSTENLTTVPGLGASSVAGPSTTRLQRAPSLPRTYNRNRSGIPVATTPRDANPPTVPSTPHQQQLQPIARVGAAAGGFRSVSAVDTAAAQRARARAQYSTLARMKVTSGTASLQGHYAQQARAKKTPTSATAAYTATPQQPPTPERKIRSRAGVSQSQPTSRSTSPSSKMRDMYGGVTSLYRQTGTVPKKPQSGIPRSLANSRETSPTRTHTQFGSLRRHAYGTSSPRRPPLNPGRPVLAQKILQQSREAENALADALSPGDEADMTCTDFARLGIHRKISRDESDESEASSVCSERSYDSYRRGNDSFSWNGSRTRLDSSRTVIDDIETIIQFCASSHWSERKDGLINLTQYLGDGKMLTQHQLQCVLDLFRKMFMDPHIKVYALFLDTVNELILSHSNDLHDWLFILLTRLFNKLGTDLLGSMNGKIWKTLQLIYEYFPPDLQLQCVFRILVDNAQTPNVKTRQATLRFLTQLALNYCTASQFVVQPQNQQVMNLAIQKIIQTSLDQKSMELKSQARQCIVALYNCNPSQMTLTLGNLPKQYQDTARAFIQHNMRRSVSGNDSPSSPLSSSSPKPLLSPQQGPYSLQNIASPRSRQASVEVPTESMNTEEVYKNLRKTTAEIQNYSFESKLDRDTNSKDSGISQMGETHMMQSMTVLETGMGGIYGLSSNGIHNGHIGIGLGSLEKDDSCNGSKTQSATTTESNTPENTVRLDGMEMAHKTIVQQQQQQQQRHQSYSFAENGELILEKGVKENDVIKAAIVLTHESAPDVTKQVLENLQTCIKHGSCDLPIKNFKAIMKMLLHLMESQNNDVLIASLHTLGRIVRSADMKACWSKFLELILLKIIDCYKISKEVSREIDTIVVKIAGVLPLDISINILNPVIATGEFPANLCALKILTELTQKQGKDLTDNHLDSIMPNVVRLADDSQSMVRKAAVFCIVKLYIVMGEEKVKPKFSLLNASKIRLLNVYIAKALGAGGGGGGSSKGTGGSSGTVTTTAMS, encoded by the exons ATGGCATACCAGAAACCGGCCGACATCGACGGCTACGTCACGCAGATGGCCAAGGCGGATATGCGCGTGAAGGCGCAGCTGGCCGAGGATCTCGTGCTGTACCTCAGCGACTCGGAGAACTCGATCGAGTGTACCGATCTCGGGCTGCTCATCGATGGACTGATTCCGTGGATGACCGGAAGTCACTATAAG ATTGCACAGCGCGCCCTGGAAGCGTTCACCGAGCTGATCGTACGGTTAGGGCACGATTTCAACGCGTACACCTCGACCATACTGCCGCACGTGATCGACCGGCTCGGTGACAGTCGCGATACGGTGCGGGAGAAGGCACAGCTTCTGCTGCACAAACTGATGGAGTGCCGGGTCGTACAACCGCAGACACTACTGGACAAACTGAACATCTGCTTCAAGCACAAGAACGGCAAGGTGCGCGAAGAGTTCCTGCAGACGATCGTCAGCACCCTGAACGAGTACGGCACGCAATCGCTCTCGGTGAAGGTATACATCCCACCGATCGTCAGCCTGCTGGGCGATCCGTCACCATCGGTACGGGACGCCGCCATCCAGACGCTGGTCGAGATCTACAAACACGTCGGCGATAAGCTGCGGATCGATTTGAAAAAGCGCGACGTGCCCCCGACCAAGGTTGCGACGCTGGAGCAAAAGTTTGACGAAGCCCGAAACGACGGACTGTTGCTACCGTCGGCACTGACAGCAGCCACCGGTggcattggtggtggcggtcacGACGAGCTGGACCGTGCACCGGTGGTCGAACGACCGACGCGACTCGTCAAGCGCACACCATCGGCCACACCGCGGAAGCCACTGTACGAGACGCAACCACAGGGATCGTCGGGTGGTGACGCGATGCTAGCGGCCGGTTCCGTCTCGGTCGAGGTGTTCGAGGCATCGTTCGAGAATGTGCCCCAGTTGACGATCTTCTCGCAGCGCGATATGGATGAGCACATGAAGTCGATCAATACGCTGATCGGTGACAAGAACGTCGACTGGGAGAAGCGAGTGGATGCGCTGAAGAAGATCCGATCGCTGCTGATACTGAACGTGCAGGCGTCACCGTCGTTCGTGCAGCAGCTGAAAGATCTGTCGATCGCGTTCCTTGACATCCTGAAGGAGCTACGGTCACAGGTGATTCGCGAGGCGTGCATTACGCTGGCGTACATGAGCAAGGTGCTGAAGAGCCGGCTGGATCAGTTCACGATCTACATCCTGCAGGAGCTAATCAATCTGATCCAGAACTCGGCCAAAGTCATCTCGTCGTCGGGCACGCTAGCGCTCAAGTTTGTGCTGCGCTATACGCACGCACCGAAGATCATTCCCATTCTGACGCAGAATCTCATGCTGTCGAAGTCGAAGGACATTCGGAGTACGCTGTGCGAGATGCTGATACTGCTGTTCGAGGAGTGGCCCACGAAGGCGCTCGAAAAGCACAATAGTTTGCTGAGGGAAGCGCTGAAGAAGGGCATCGGTGATGCGGATAACGATGCACGTCGGCACAGTAGATG TGCCTTCTGGCTGTTTCGACGACACTTTCCCGAGCTGGCCGATAGCCTGTACGGTTCGCTTGATATATCGACGCAGCGGGCgctcgagcgcgagcgagacaatCTCGGATCGAACGGTACTGCCTCCATGAGTGTTAGCCTGcgtggcagcaacagtagcttGAACTCTGTCTCTG AGCGAAGGCAATCGTCCGGTTTGCGAAGTCCGGCCGCCGCACAACCACCAG TGCACGCAACAAGTGTGAGCACGGAAAATTTGACCACAGTTCCAGGATTAGGAGCATCCTCGGTTGCCGGTCCATCCACAACACGGCTTCAACGAGCCCCATCGCTTCCGCGGACGTACAATCGCAACCGTAGCGGTATTCCGGTTGCAACGACTCCAAGGGACGCTAATCCACCGACAGTACCGTCAACgccgcaccagcaacagctacaGCCGATTGCGCGAG TgggtgcagctgctggtggctttAGAAGTGTGTCCGCTGTTGATACGGCTGCTGCTCAGAGGGCCCGGGCCAGGGCACAGTACTCGACGCTGGCCAGGATGAAAGTGACCTCTGGAACGGCTTCACTGC AAGGACATTACGCACAGCAAG CACGTGCTAAAAAGACACCGACTTCAGCAACTGCTGCCTACACGGCTACgccacagcaaccaccaacaccggagCGCAAGATCAGATCGAGGGCAGGAGTATCGCAGTCACAAC CAACATCAAGGAGCACATCACCATCGAGCAAGATGCGCGATATGTATGGCGGTGTGACGTCGCTCTATCGCCAAACTGGTACCGTGCCTAAGAAGCCTCAATCGGGGATACCACGATCGTTGGCGAACTCACGTGAAACCAGTCCCACAAG AACGCACACGCAGTTCGGCTCGCTAAGACGGCATGCTTACGGTACCAGCAGTCCCCGAAGGCCACCTCTCAACCCGGGGCGACCCGTATTGGCACAGAAAATCCTCCAGCAAAGCCGTGAAGCCGAGAATGCGCTGGCCGATGCGTTGTCGCCTGGCGACGAAGCCGATATGACGTGTACAGATTTTGCGCGCTTGGGGATCCATCGGAAGATATCTCGCGATGAGTCGGATGAAAGTGAAGCATCGTCGGTGTGCTCGGAGCGTAGCTACGATTCCTATCGGCGTGGCAATGAT TCTTTCTCCTGGAATGGATCGAGAACACGGCTCGACAGCTCTCGGACGGTGATAGACGATATTGAAACGATCATACAGTTCTGTGCCTCTTCGCACTGGTCGGAACGTAAGGATGGGCTAATCAATCTAACGCAGTATCTCGGCGATGGCAAAATGCTAACACAGCATCAGCTACAGTGTGTGCTCGATCTGTTCCGGAAGATGTTCATGGATCCGCACATTAAGGTGTACGCCCTGTTCCTGGACACCGTGAACGAGCTGATCCTGTCGCACTCGAACGATCTGCACGACTGGCTCTTCATACTGCTGACACGGCTGTTTAACAAGCTAGGCACTGATCTGCTCGGTTCCATGAAtgggaaaatttggaaaacacTACAGCTGATTTACGAGTACTTTCCTCCCGATCTCCAGTTACAGTGCGTCTTCCG AATTCTAGTTGATAACGCTCAAACACCGAACGTGAAGACGCGCCAAGCCACGCTTCGCTTCCTGACTCAGCTGGCGTTGAATTACTGCACGGCGAGCCAGTTTGTGGTGCAACCGCAGAACCAGCAGGTGATGAACCTCGCCATTCAGAAGATCATACAGACATCACTCGATCAGAAAAGTATGGAGTTAAAGTCACAGGCCCGGCAGTGCATCGTAGCACTGTACAACTGCAATCCTTCACAG ATGACATTGACGCTAGGAAATCTTCCGAAACAGTACCAGGATACGGCGAGAGCCTTCATTCAGCATAACATGAGAAGAAGCGTTTCAG GAAACGATAGTCCATCATCTCCACTGTCGTCTTCAAGCCCCAAACCATTGCTTAGCCCACAGCAGGGGCCCTATAGTTTACAGAATATCGCTA GTCCCCGCTCGCGCCAGGCATCGGTTGAGGTACCGACGGAATCGATGAACACGGAGGAAGTGTACAAGAACCTGCGCAAGACGACGGCCGAGATACAGAATTACAGCTTCGAGAGCAAGCTCGACCGTGATACGAATAGTAAGGATTCCGGCATCAGCCAGATGGGCGAAACGCACATGATGCAATCGATGACAGTGCTGGAGACTGGGATGGGCGGCATCTATGGGCTGTCGTCGAATGGAATCCATAATGGCCATATCGGTATAGGACTGGGAAG TCTCGAAAAGGATGACTCCTGCAATGGTTCCAAAACGCAGTCCGCTACCACGACGGAATCGAATACACCGGAAAATACTGTCCGGTTAGATGGGATGGAGATGGCGCACAAAACgatagtgcagcagcagcagcaacagcagcagcgtcaccaAAGCTACAGTTTTGCGGAAAATGGCGAGCTTATACTAGAGA AAGGTGTAAAGGAGAATGATGTCATTAAGGCAGCAATCGTGCTAACGCACGAATCGGCACCGGACGTCACCAAACAGGTACTAGAAAATCTGCAAACCTGTATCAAGCATGGTTCCTGCGATCTGCCAATCAAGAACTTTAA AGCGATCATGAAGATGTTGCTGCATCTGATGGAGTCGCAAAACAATGATGTTCTGATAGCGTCGCTACACACGCTCGGTCGGATCGTACGCAGTGCCGATATGAAGGCCTGCTGGAGCAAGTTTCTCGAGTTAATCCTGCTGAAGATAATAGACTGTTACAAAATTAGCAAGGAG GTATCGCGTGAGATCGATACGATCGTGGTGAAAATCGCGGGTGTTTTGCCACTAGATATTTCCATAAACATTCTGAATCCGGTCATCGCAACGGGCGAGTTCCCGGCTAACCTATGCGCCTTGAAGATCCTGACCGAGCTGACTCAGAAACAGGGCAAGGACCTGACCGATAATCATCTAGATAGTATAATGCCAAATGTAGTTAGG CTTGCGGATGATAGTCAATCGATGGTGCGCAAGGCAGCAGTGTTTTGCATCGTTAAATTGTACATCGTGATGGGTGAAGAAAAAGTGAAGCCAAAATTCTCCCTGTTGAATGCGAGCAAAATAAG GTTGCTGAACGTATACATTGCAAAAGCATtaggtgccggtggtggcggaggtggtaGCAGTAAAGGAACAGGAGGTTCTTCAggaacggtgacgacgacagcaaTGTCATGA